A window of the Candidatus Nitrosotalea okcheonensis genome harbors these coding sequences:
- a CDS encoding ribbon-helix-helix protein, CopG family, which yields MAMKRFMVSIPEEMERALEKERKERMLETVPEVIRVILSEYLRKK from the coding sequence ATGGCAATGAAGAGATTCATGGTTTCAATACCTGAAGAGATGGAACGAGCATTGGAGAAGGAACGAAAAGAGAGAATGTTGGAAACTGTCCCCGAAGTAATTCGGGTTATTCTTAGTGAATACCTAAGAAAAAAGTAA
- a CDS encoding helix-turn-helix domain-containing protein has protein sequence MVKVTDEIRIRAVILHTLNGKHAKEICSAYAISDLTLRRWVRSYRSGGGWNQTQNGSIKVITTRKFTCLQSRNTIKIILNRMISLIRIFKVHHTC, from the coding sequence ATGGTAAAAGTAACAGATGAAATCAGAATCAGGGCGGTCATTTTGCATACCCTCAATGGCAAACATGCAAAGGAAATTTGTTCTGCGTATGCGATATCTGACCTAACCCTCAGAAGATGGGTCAGATCATACAGGAGTGGGGGTGGCTGGAATCAGACACAAAATGGATCCATTAAAGTTATTACAACGAGGAAGTTTACATGTCTTCAAAGCAGAAATACAATAAAAATAATTCTGAACCGTATGATCAGTCTTATTAGAATCTTTAAAGTACATCACACATGTTAA